Proteins encoded in a region of the Triticum dicoccoides isolate Atlit2015 ecotype Zavitan chromosome 3A, WEW_v2.0, whole genome shotgun sequence genome:
- the LOC119267926 gene encoding uncharacterized protein LOC119267926, whose protein sequence is MFAILSVHVADYGCSKLFQLLERALEVYGNDLDDAIKSLKDLHLMESNQGNLSSTGSTFENGPTAVQPSVEGVVTSGGVDTATEHQPATASHQPRNSGPKWVDLFVREMSNASDMGQRSSLCFKSCGSLDEVYSGGCRS, encoded by the exons ATGTTTGCAATTCTTTCTGTGCATGTAGCTGACTATGGTTGCTCAAAATTATTTCAGTTGCTTGAGAGAGCCCTTGAAGTGTATGGAAATGATTTGGATGATGCAATAAAGAGTTTGAAGGACCTGCACCTGATGGAGTCAAATCAGGGTAACCTATCGTCCACTGGTTCCACTTTTGAAAATGGGCCGACAGCAGTTCAGCCATCTGTTGAAG GTGTTGTTACCAGCGGAGGTGTGGACACAGCTACTGAACACCAACCTGCCACAGCTAGCCATCAGCCACGTAATAGTGGCCCTAAATGGGTCGATCTTTTTGTGAGAGAGATGTCAAATGCTTCTGACATGGGACAGCGCTCAAGCTTGTGCTTCAAGAGCTGTGGAAGCCTTGACGAAGTCTATTCTGGAGGGTGCAGGAGCTGA